From a region of the Suncus etruscus isolate mSunEtr1 chromosome 11, mSunEtr1.pri.cur, whole genome shotgun sequence genome:
- the PTGES3 gene encoding prostaglandin E synthase 3, with translation MQPASAKWYDRRDYVFIEFCVEDSKDVNVNFEKSKLTFSCLGGSDNFKHLNEIDLFHCIDPNDSKHKRTDRSILCCLRKGESGQSWPRLTKERAKLNWLSVDFNNWKDWEDDSDEDMSNFDRFSEMMNNMGGDEDVDLPEVDGADDEKGPERYYSG, from the exons AT gcAGCCTGCTTCTGCAAAATGGTACGATCGAAGAGACTATGTCTTCATTGAATTTTGCGTTGAAGACAGTAAAGATGTTAATGTAAATTTTGAAAAATCTAAACTTACATTCAG CTGTCTTGGAGGAAGtgataattttaaacatttaaatgaaaTTGATCTTTTTCACTGTATTGACCCAAAT gattCCAAGCATAAAAGAACAGACAGGTCAATTTTGTGTTGTTTACGAAAAGGAGAATCTGGTCAGTCATGGCCAAGGTTAACAAAAGAAAGAGCAAAG CTTAATTGGCTTAGTGTGGACTTCAATAATTGGAAAGATTGGGAAGATGATTCAGATGAGGACATGTCTAATTTTGATCGTTTCTCTGAG ATGATGAACAACATGGGTGGTGATGAGGATGTAGATTTGCCAGAAGTAGATGGAGCAGATGAT gaaaaagggccagagagatactacagcggGTAA